The genomic stretch GACCAGTTACCCTGGGTATACTGCAGGTTGTCCTCGTAGAACTGGGGAATAAGCTTCGGTACCTGCTGGCCGCCGATGCTGGTGTATTCGTTCCAGTAGAGACCTTTGGGACCAAAGGTCATGACTTCCAGCCCTTCCTTGGAGAAGGGATAGTCCATAAGGAGCAGGGCCGCCTTCATGGTCTCGGGACTTACATCCTTTACAGCCGACCAGCCGCCTTCGTTCTTGACGGAGCGGTTGCTTTCCGAGAACTGTTCCAGGCCTTCGCCGAACCAGTCAGCCGCGGGGGGTACGACTGCCTCGAAGATGGTGCCGTACTCTGCCAGCTGTTCCGGCGGAATCAGGTCATGCAGAGAGACGGTGCTCGCCGCGTAATCGTAGCTCATGAAACCGTCGTTGTTCTGGAAACAATAGGTACGGAAGTTGTTGATGTTGCCCTTAGGCTGATCGAAGTCCTGCAGGACAAGACCTTCGCGATAGAGCTTGTTGAGGTTGTCCATGCCCATGTAGTACTCATCCGTCAGACGCAGGTCTTTCAGGGTGTTTTCTTTTGTTATGAGCCAGTGGTCAGCCCGGGAATCCAGTCCCCGGACACCCCAGATCTGTGCCAGGTTCCGCATACGCATATCGTTGTTCAGGTCCCGGATGTAGAAGACGATCAGGTCCTTGTCCTCCCCCGTCAGGTACTGGGGATTGGTCTTGATGGCCCGCATGAGAGCGACCAGTTCGTCCGCATCGTAAGCCGCATCGGAGCTGATAAACAGGTCGGAACGATTTTTGTACCCCGTCTTGTTATTCATATAGTTTGCATCAATGTAATCCCGCAGGGACTGGGCAAGAGTCCTGCCGTTCAGGGTACCCAGTTTGTTCTGGATATCGATGATGTTCTCTTTAATCGCGAAGCTCTTCACGTTGTCCTTCGATCCGACGGGAACCTTCTTGCCTCCACCGTAGTTACCGTAGAAGGAATCGTAGACAGGGGTAATAGTCCTGCCGGTATTGAAGGCCGGGGAGGGTTCATCGAGGATCTTCCGTACCCAGTCCAGACGCATAAGAAACATTCTTTCAAGACTGTTGATGTCGTCGAAATAGGGAGTCATGTAGATGTTGCCGTCCTGCTGGGTCAGCTGCATCTTGACCGAAGGGTTCTTGTCCAGGAAGGCTTTGAAGTTGGGCATCAGATCCCAGTGTTCGTTCAGAGGAACGAAGTAGCCCTGGACACCGTAGTCGCAAAGGGTTCTGGGGTGGCCCATATAGATATCCGAGGACTTGAAGCCCGTGGCCGCCGCCGCTTCCAGCAGCTCGTTCTCGTTGGAGCCCGATTTTGGCGTTGCATCTATGATGTTGATGTTCAGGGCTTCCGCGATGTGCGAGTAGGTGGGAGAAAGATCACCCTTGTTGTAGGTTTTACCGTTGGGGGCCTCCCAGGGTGTGGACTCGTTGTAGGAGGGGAATCTCTGACCCCGGAAGGTCACGAAAATCCGTACATCCGCGCCGCCGCCGTCCAGAACGACGGATTCCGTCGCCTGCTCAGAAGAAGCCTGGGGAGCTTCTGCGCTCTCACCGCCGCCGCAGCCGATCATGAAGAATACAAGAACCGCAATTGCAAAAAGAGCAAAAAATCTTTTTTTCATCCTGCGATCTCCTTTTTATTTTTTCCGGAACAAGGCACATACATGCCTCATGAACGTTCCGGTTAGGTCCCGTTCTTAATGCCCGCGCCTTTTGTCCAGTACGCGGACCAGCAGACGCCAAAGAAACTCGTATGTCAGGTAGAAGAGCCCAAAGAGGATCGGCTCCACCTGCAGCAGGACAGCCCCTTCAGTACCGGAAATGCGGGTATACACACTGTTGATCCCCACGTAGCTGAGTACGACCAGGCCGACCAGCATCACGCCCGCCAGGATGTTCATCAGGGTTCCCAAAGGCCCCCGGCGTCTTACGGTGAGCCAGGGATTCTCCGGCGGGTTTATCCTGGTCATGTCCCGCACCACCGGCGCAACAACATAGGAGTTCAGAAGCCCCAGAACAGCACCCATGGAAAAGATATGCACCGGGCTTCCCTGTAGCTCCGGTGCGGAACCGAAGCCCAGAAAAAAGTAGACCGCCCCGGCTATCCACCATTTGAAAAAGCCGACCTTGATTCCCACAGGTATACGATAGAAAAAACCGCTGCCGTAGGGCTTCAACTCCTTATCCTTCATCATGTTCCATGACCTACATGATGTACCTGTACAGGTCATCCGACTTTCGGGAGACGATAACTTCAAAAACAAGGGCCAGCACCGCCGCGAGCATCCCTCCGGCAAAGAGGGCCAGGCTGTAATACATTTCCGGGATGGTAATCTCCGCTGTCAGCAAAGCCGTCTCCGTCAGGACCGCCTTCATATACAAAACACCGAAAAAGAACTCCACGCAGCTCACAAGGAGGGTACCGACGATTGCCGCCGCTCCGGCTCCGGCGGAGAAGCCGTAACCGTTCAGGATGTTTATGGTGGAACTGAGAATAAAGGCCAGCAGATAAAATCCTACGATAACGGTGGTCATCTTTGTTATGGCCGCAATATGGACGGTAAGGAGGGCCACCTGAAGAAATCCGCTCAGCGCAAGGAGATTGCGGGGATACAGGTGAACCCGGCGGCGTTTCTTCTTTTTCTGCTTCCCTTGTACCTCAATCATAGAAAAATCCCCTTAGCGAATCCGTTCCGTGGTGGAATCGTCGAAAAAATGTACCCGGTCCATATCAAGACATATATCGATTGTGGATTCCATCTCGATTTCATGTTTGGTGGAAAGGTCGGCCAGGATCTGTTTGCCCTCTATGCTGGAGTAGACAATGACATTCTTGCCCAGGAGCTCCGCGACCTCCACAACTATGCTCACCTTCGCTCCCTTGTGCCTGTCCATAACCTCCCCTTCCACATGGATATCCTCGGGTCGTACCCCCAGGACCAGCTCTTTTCCGGCATAGCCCTTGTCGGCCAGCAGAGTGTATTTATCCCCGGGGATGGCGAGTCTGGTGGAACCAACGATAAATGTCCCGTTATCCGCCCGGCCTTTGAGGAAGTTCATGGGGGGTGCACCGATAAAACCTGCAACGAACATGTTGTCCGGATAATCGTAAACCTCCTTGGGAGTCCCGATCTGCTGGACATAGCCCATGCTCATGACGACGATCCGGGAAGCCATGGTCATGGCCTCGACCTGGTCGTGGGTAACGTAGACGGT from Marispirochaeta aestuarii encodes the following:
- a CDS encoding type 2 periplasmic-binding domain-containing protein, with amino-acid sequence MKKRFFALFAIAVLVFFMIGCGGGESAEAPQASSEQATESVVLDGGGADVRIFVTFRGQRFPSYNESTPWEAPNGKTYNKGDLSPTYSHIAEALNINIIDATPKSGSNENELLEAAAATGFKSSDIYMGHPRTLCDYGVQGYFVPLNEHWDLMPNFKAFLDKNPSVKMQLTQQDGNIYMTPYFDDINSLERMFLMRLDWVRKILDEPSPAFNTGRTITPVYDSFYGNYGGGKKVPVGSKDNVKSFAIKENIIDIQNKLGTLNGRTLAQSLRDYIDANYMNNKTGYKNRSDLFISSDAAYDADELVALMRAIKTNPQYLTGEDKDLIVFYIRDLNNDMRMRNLAQIWGVRGLDSRADHWLITKENTLKDLRLTDEYYMGMDNLNKLYREGLVLQDFDQPKGNINNFRTYCFQNNDGFMSYDYAASTVSLHDLIPPEQLAEYGTIFEAVVPPAADWFGEGLEQFSESNRSVKNEGGWSAVKDVSPETMKAALLLMDYPFSKEGLEVMTFGPKGLYWNEYTSIGGQQVPKLIPQFYEDNLQYTQGNWSNFMRGFLGATLGIGHVKQTIAIETQISNEHYANGHNRILDSPMTLASLTSDVPPERRLALTLIPLSEDQVESLSLNSFSLYHEEWENRIMKFGFGGQLPGGEGRVPTAEEYRAEMANRGLEQTEKIYNLVYKSLAD